DNA sequence from the Acanthopagrus latus isolate v.2019 chromosome 15, fAcaLat1.1, whole genome shotgun sequence genome:
CATGTTGTCTCTATTTTGCTATCAGCTGTAGAGTTAGTGGCACAGAAGCATCATACTCTTTACATTGTCTCACTTACAAAATGGTTACAGATATTATCATGCCATTTTAGTGTACAAGTCACAAAAATCCTTATATCCAAGGTCTGTAGGATTTGTGAGACTGAGCAAATACAGGTCAGTTTGTTAGTTTGCggattactttgtttttcccacTTAAATTGAGTCAGATTATTTCTTCACCGAACATGCTGTAAACTGATTCATAGGCCAAAGGTTGCACACAGCTGACTCGGTGACAGCTAATCTCTGACCTGTTTGAACTCTACACTGTTACCAGCACACTGATGCAACTGCTCAATGTGTCAGTCTCGATTTCCGCTTAATGCTGTTTACAGTTGTGCTTTGTCCTAAGGTACACAGCTAGGTCATCACATGGCCAAGATGTCGCAATGAGGACTCTTTTGTTGCGCTGTTTGCGagcatgtgtttcttttcactcaCACTCTGTGGTTTATGTGCACAGTCGTGGAGTTATCAGGTCAAACTGCTCTCTAGACCTCAGCGGGAGTAAGTCTGATGCCAGGCGTTTTCTTAGCTTATAGCCCACTTATTTGGCTCTGTTTTTCTGGTCCCAATGAATAACCTTTTGAGCTCAGCGGAGTTGAGGTGAGCTACTGATGCGCTGTTTGTTGTCCTGCCAACCAGCCAGCCTGCCAGTGCGTTTAGCTGATCTTGGCCCTTCGCTGAGCTGGGGCCTGACTGATGACTGCTTGCCTGTTTACTGGGGTGGGGCTCTCCCAGTGCTGACCTTCACTCTGATTTATGATTTCCGTATCGCTGTTTGTCTTCCCCGCGCACTCCTCTGAACTTGAGAGGGGCCACCCTGTGTCCACCACTGACATCGTGCTGTGTAAACTAAAGCATGATATGAAGCAGACGTGAATTCACCTCCTTTTTAAATGCTAAAGCATAGCCCTGGATTAGAAACACTGTGTGAGAGCGAGATGTGAAAGAACAGGGATTTTTATCTGCTACTGTGTTTGACACAGTTTcatagattgtttttttttttttttgtagtttggCATGAGTGATGAATAGGTTGAGTAACCTAAATTGCATGGTCACTTGACTTTGTAATCCATTAAACTGTAGAAATCAggatttatgtgtgtttgtttagtcGTGTCTATTTTGCTTATCAACCTAATGAGTAATTGCTGCCTCACTGTACatgtttctttctcctctcaccCATCACTTTCTCTTACCATCAGTTCACCTCAGATCTGTTTACATACCGCTGTCTAATAATAGGTGTTTTGAACCAGAAACCACGTgcacacatatgtgtgtgtgtgtgtgtgtgtatgtaaaagaGCTAATCAACTCTGAataatgctgctgctgaatgatgAGCTTTCCCTGCTGTGAGGATAAAGGagcaaaaacatgtcagtcagtTGGTCCTTACACTGTTGCTGTTATTCTTGTAAAAGCTTTATGACGatgcaaatgaaacatttaatgtttcatgtctgtgaaATGGAGCTTAAGTAGTTTCATGGGTGTTTTTTATCATTCAGTCGGGACTGAggggaaaaatgtatttgcgTCTTGGATTTATCAGGATTCTTTATTGAAAGGTTGTGTCTCGATGCAGGAAAGTCAATCATTTCACCATTATCAATGCTGCAAAGACTATATGTTTGTTACAGCTGGACAATTGGATGGTGAAACATAACCGACATAAACAtgtgcatcatgtttttgttttaaattaggCTACTTGGTGAGGATGGCTGAGCATGAGAGAAAATCATGAAATTGAATtaatctgttcatttttaattatggatgaaaacaaatgctATGTTTTGCAAGAATGAGAAGTCACATGGAAAAAGTTAATCACTTGGGATGCACAACTTTGTGTGCTGATTCTGATTTACAATTTTTCAGCCTGACCTGCTGATTTTGTCTCTGGCTGGCTCCTGGCACCTCCTTTCTAAGAACTATTATTGACAGCATACACAATTAGTCAGTCCATCACCATAAGTCACAATAGAGCCTCCATACTGGGCTCTGGCTTGAGAAGTTGTCCACCGATCAGAGGGCTGCGTCCTGCATTCTACATGTTTTGGGCAAggtactgaaccccaaattgttCCTGGTTGCTCTTCCATCGCTGTGTGATTGTTTATGAGTGATTATTCCTCCAGATGAGCAAGTGGTACCTTGCATGGTAGCCTCTGCTACAAGTCTGTGTCTATGAATGTGTATATGTGAATGGCTGAATGCTTTTGAAGAGCTTTGTtgtaaaacatttccagtgGTTGGTCAGACCATCATAGCCTCTGGATCATTAGGTGTGCTTAGATTCCCACCCTTACTTGCTTCCAGGTGTGACCATGCATCTGGCCAGTGACCACACCCGGTGGAGTTGTGGATTGGATGTGATAATCATCGCTGCATTCTGACTCACATCCTTGTATTTTTGCTCTAACAGGGGTCCAGTGTGTGGGGAAGACCTTATGAGGTGAAGAAAGTCCAAGGACGCCACTGTGGTTCATATGCTATCTGTTAGCCCGAACCCTGACTGACCCTGCTGCTTACTTCCTGCTCCCCATCCATTCAAGAGGAGGCTGGGCTCCCTCTGGGTGCAAAAAAACACCATGTGCCAAAACTGGAGCGGACATAGTACTGCCCCATAGACAGCTGAGCCTCTTGTTAACCTTCCCGTCTAGTCTGAGGACTGTTTTTATCCTCTACGTTGCAGCAACCAAGATGAAGAAGGTGGCAGGATGGTCAGCAGAGGacgtctctgattggctgagcaaAGAGGGGATGCCGGAGTACATCGATGCCCTCCGTCAAATGGATGGCCCCTCTTTGCTCAGGCTCACCGAGGCTGATTTCAAGATGCCTCCCCTCTCGCTGGTGTCTTCTGATGGTGGGCAGCAGATGTTGGAGAGACTGGAGACGCTGCAGATAGAAACTCATATCGAGGCTCACAAAAATGGCCATGCCAACGGGCACACTGGTGGGCTCCCTAATGGAACTAGCAAGCCTCAGAGGAATGGCACATTGGGCATGAAGGACTTCAGAAAAGAGATGGTCCACATCCCCATCCCTACAATGGAAAAGACACGCTCCTCGTTCCCTGCTGAGTGGGGGAAGACGGGCATAGCGTTTGTCTACGCAGTGGTTTGCTTTGTCACCACCACTGTCGTCATTTCAGTGGTCCATGAGAGAGTACCGCCAAAAGAGCATACCCCACCACTGCCTGACAAGTTCTTTGACATGTTTAACAGGGTGGAGTGGGCCTTCTCCATCTGTGAGATTAACGGCATGCTGCTGGTGGGACTTTGGCTTATACAGTGGACTCTGCTCAAATACAGGTACAGTCTAGTTTAATCACCTAAATCTTTTTTTAGTTAAACTGCAAGTATTTCATTCATGTTTGTTCTTTCTTCCCAGGTCAATTATAGGCAGGCGGTTTTTCTTCATTGTGGGCACACTTTATCTGTACCGGTGCATTACCATGTACATCACCACTCTGCCTGTTCCTGGGATGCACTTCAAATGCTCTCCAAAGGTACAATACACAGACGCTTTAATTTCTCATCATCATAGGTCGGTGGGCATGCCGGGTATTTTTCTTACTGCTTCTTACTACTTTCTTACCTGCTTTCGGAATCATTGTGCTGCTGAATGGGCAacttaaggaaaaaaacacgTCTTTTGCAAGCTGAAAGCCTATGAGTGCTCTCCACTGACCACTGATTGTGAGATGTgtgtccatttatttattttttgtgtgtttgcttcactTTTTTGTCACTCCTATTAGATAATGCTGCAATTGTTCTATCAGGAGAGCAGCTTCATATTCTTTTATTCAAACTGCACAGCATTTCCTATTGGGTTAATGCTATTTTGCTCAAAGAAAAATTAAGACAATCCCGATGAAAATGGATGATAAAATGGATGCGGTCTGTGTGGCGTGGCTGATTACCGCATCTGTTATTCAGCTTTTTGCAGACTCTCTGaggctgtgttttgttgatatctgataaaatacatttatttaaaaatgtgcttttttggCTTTGATGCTTAATAATAAGTATCGCTAATGCTTCCTTTAACAGCTCCCTAATTCCTTAGTCTTTACCGTGTAAATTATAATATTATTCAGTAATTACAACTGGTAATAAGTAGGTAATTACAGAACAGCTAATAATGAAGATAAATCTCCAATAGTATCCACCATGTATTAATTTAATTACTCTGATGTAGTTACATAGGACAGTCGTAGGCATCAGTTACCCATCAAAATTCAGTATTGGTTACAGTCATCCAAGTTTTATGTTGGTATCAGCCCAAGTTTAAGTATGTTCTAACAAGAAATTTAATACAGATACACATTCAATAAATGACGTATGTCTTAAATAGATATTGTTCATGGCTACTCCCATTTCCTTCTAAGCTAAAACTGGACACATTACTCTCAAAAATAGTAATGCCTTACATTACATGATTACTCCCTGAagaaagtaattagttacattacTTGTTACATTACTCGTTACATTAGTTCTACTTGCTCTATAAAATTGCCTGAGATGCATAAGATTGAAGTAGAACATACAAAGAAGGAGTGTTCTTTAGGCTCTTTATTACCATTAAGCCAACAGGCCATTTCTtgaacaaccaacaaacagcaacaacagaagctTAGAAAGGTTTTCCTGTCTGATGGCGGGCATCCGCTCCGTGTTATGTCTATTTTGCTCAGTATGTTtcgaaaaaaacaaagttaccATATAAATGCACTGGACTCAAAGTGACAGAAACTGTAAATCCTGCAAAGTGTATCAATGCACAATACTGAGTAAGCTGTTCTACAACATACCATCACCGGTGTGCACAGTATCTGCTTTAAATACTGGCTATGGGTGTTATTGAGTGGTAATAATAGGTATCAGTATTAgcctggaaaaaacaaaacatgttggtcaatcttttttttgtaatgctCTGCTACAACCCTTTGGAAGCAAATAGGAGCAATAATACAGGTTGTTCAGGCTAACAAATCATTCATTCACATGAGGATTTGCATTTTGagcttgtttttaattcaacagTACTGCTAATCTTAATCTAAATTAAATATCGGGATAATCTGAATGCATTTTATGGGTTAATGGTTATTCGACAGATGAGTATTTAATTTATAATGCATGTAGTTTACCCCTGCAGTATCACACACTTAAGTATGGctgaaaaatgtggaaaaatcaTTTAAGAGAGGAGTCAAATACAGATTCAGTGGAAAACTTGATAGCAGCTGTCCTCACCTCTGTCATGAAGAAATGAACGCAGCTGTCtgaattaattcaaattatgctgcctttctctctttctctcttccacACACATCATATATTCGTTTATCCTACATGATCAGATATGATACTGTctgtgactttttatttttttctctttcttattTCAGCTTCTGGGGAACTGGGAGGCACAGATGAGGAGAGTAATGAAGATGATT
Encoded proteins:
- the LOC119033577 gene encoding phosphatidylcholine:ceramide cholinephosphotransferase 1-like; amino-acid sequence: MKKVAGWSAEDVSDWLSKEGMPEYIDALRQMDGPSLLRLTEADFKMPPLSLVSSDGGQQMLERLETLQIETHIEAHKNGHANGHTGGLPNGTSKPQRNGTLGMKDFRKEMVHIPIPTMEKTRSSFPAEWGKTGIAFVYAVVCFVTTTVVISVVHERVPPKEHTPPLPDKFFDMFNRVEWAFSICEINGMLLVGLWLIQWTLLKYRSIIGRRFFFIVGTLYLYRCITMYITTLPVPGMHFKCSPKLLGNWEAQMRRVMKMIAGGGLSITGSHTMCGDYLYSGHTVMLTLTYLFIKEYSPKRFWWYHWFCWTLSAVGIFCILLAHDHYTVDVLVAYFITTRLFWWYHTMANQQSLKETSQSNPFSRVWWYRLFLYFEENVNGMVPRNYQVPSSLRALPWNRGVKYSKLDIQ